One region of Bdellovibrio bacteriovorus genomic DNA includes:
- a CDS encoding tail fiber protein: MECSGFSFYFFVLSALLSLLGPQRASASPPTFSYQGRILKSDGAPLQYNNVSFEFRITSPDGSCILYREQKNGVDMTNSKGIFDTPIGAGTKLFPADPLFTLIDAFENSGTLNCEGGATYNPINTDGRLLRVQFHDGGGWKSISPDNIIRSVPFSSYAAKAATSKRLGTKTETDFVLKSAIPVCGTGYVLTSTTSGVLTCALDGGTQLADGAVTPNKLETVSGLTAGSYGNSSTVPVITVDTKGRITAISTNTVTGLPVASGVSGKFLKSNGTAWSGQDILFSDIKNSSGTSAFNVAACGANQTVAWASLTDSFTCQSIGSLDASAISSGTLNVARLPSSLTNGAWNGDGTNVYRTTGRVGVGTNTPSQELDVVGKVNATEFCIAGSCISSWPSGGGGTVTNIATGTGLTGGPITATGTISIANGGVGTTQIADGAVTQNKLETVTGLTAGAYGSATAVPSITVDAKGRVTAISTNSITGLPAASGVSGTFLKSNGTTWSGQNILFSDIKNSVGGSAFNVGSCAANQTVAWSSLTDSFTCQNIGSLDASAITAGTLDIARLPSAVTDGMWGASTGNVYRSTGNVGIGTSSPALKLSVNGEVQLSSTGAVCNSTNAGALQYASGTLQLCNGTNWTSLSGAPAGLVSAFSVNTCPAGWLEANGATVSRTTYSALFSAVGTTFGAGDGSTTFQLPDLRGEFIRGWDHGRGVDSGRTFGSWQVGSYFIQRDANNAGNGIQPEFSDDAFGSNASWDGGGGRVSAPYTIPGTSITIAARAATALSTQGATVATNNLLVMRGARPRNISLIYCVSTATNTSSTVASTGTGTTNYIPKWTSTTGLGNSILFDAGTGIGIGTTTPSQALDVAGKVNATEYCIAGSCINSWPSGGGSGTVTNIATGTGLTGGPITATGTIAIANGGVGTTQLADGAVTQSKLETVSGLTAGAYGSATAIPSITVDTKGRVTAISTNTITGLPSAGTSGKFLKSNGTTWSGQDILFSDIKNSVGGSAFNVASCAANQTVAWSSLTDSFTCQNIGSLDASAITAGTLDVARLPAAVTDGLWSSTSGNAYRSTGNVGVGTTSPVQLMQLHKSTAASSLTAYTNSSTGATLSDGSVVGIDATGNMWLWNQENLPVLFGTNNGERMRIAANGNVGIGTTSPSAKLEIGGTPGTDGIRFPDGTLQTTAASTIGVNNTFVSNWPDVIYCNDGSEYSILHIDTKESAATRVWYTKAAGGGAHYIRFNSSNGAFVDTTSFTGYSACNNKSISTLTSEGRTHNIAKGPAAQWLQSGNDAYYNAGKVGIGTSSPTAPLTLATASAVNGPLAYFSTPNTAGNWSYVQVDRGTYKSTFGIDPNGNAHVFAGPGQATTFWANGTQHAILNTSGNFGVGTGSPQGRFDSNITDGVWAYAVSRSGTMLGGLHGNSGVLNLTALAGNPLTLQGNGGKVGIGMTNPSQALEVNGRIKTASSATDCVGGWDCTAYFWDMSVASIYYSGLTQRSDRRLKENITPLKDEYLDRLEYLNPVTYTWKDPKNGHGTKFGLIAQEVESVWPEIVSTADDEMKTKSVDYTQLISPLLRQAQESRKFNREVQSVIESLEQSNRDKDKEIAELKARLEKIEKALGK; encoded by the coding sequence ATGGAATGTTCTGGGTTTTCGTTCTATTTTTTCGTCCTTTCGGCATTGCTCTCTTTGCTAGGTCCTCAGAGGGCTTCAGCTTCTCCACCGACATTTTCTTATCAAGGTCGCATTTTAAAATCTGACGGCGCTCCCCTTCAATATAACAACGTATCCTTTGAATTTCGTATCACCAGTCCCGATGGATCTTGCATCCTTTATCGCGAACAAAAAAATGGCGTTGATATGACCAACTCCAAAGGGATCTTTGACACACCGATTGGCGCTGGCACTAAACTTTTTCCGGCCGATCCTCTTTTTACTTTGATTGACGCTTTTGAAAACTCAGGAACTTTGAACTGTGAAGGTGGCGCGACTTACAATCCCATTAATACCGATGGCCGCCTTTTAAGAGTGCAATTCCATGACGGCGGAGGATGGAAATCTATTTCGCCGGATAATATCATTCGTTCGGTTCCATTTTCTTCTTACGCCGCCAAAGCCGCTACGTCCAAACGCTTGGGAACGAAAACGGAAACGGATTTTGTTTTAAAAAGTGCGATTCCTGTTTGCGGCACCGGTTACGTTTTAACTTCAACAACCTCCGGCGTTTTAACATGCGCGCTAGACGGCGGAACTCAACTTGCTGACGGTGCAGTCACCCCAAACAAACTTGAAACCGTCTCGGGCCTCACCGCGGGAAGTTATGGTAACTCATCCACGGTTCCGGTGATCACTGTTGATACCAAAGGACGTATCACCGCAATTTCCACAAACACAGTCACAGGCTTGCCTGTGGCCAGTGGTGTTAGCGGAAAATTTCTAAAATCAAATGGCACTGCGTGGTCAGGCCAGGATATTTTATTTAGCGATATTAAAAATTCCTCCGGGACATCGGCTTTCAATGTGGCTGCTTGCGGAGCGAATCAAACTGTCGCTTGGGCTTCTTTGACAGACTCATTTACGTGTCAGAGTATCGGGTCATTAGATGCTTCGGCTATTTCATCCGGAACGCTCAATGTCGCCCGTCTTCCCTCCTCTCTCACCAATGGCGCATGGAACGGCGATGGTACCAATGTCTATCGCACCACGGGCCGAGTCGGTGTCGGAACAAACACTCCGTCACAAGAATTAGATGTCGTCGGTAAAGTGAACGCCACCGAGTTTTGTATTGCCGGATCTTGTATTAGTTCTTGGCCTTCGGGCGGAGGTGGTACGGTCACAAATATCGCGACTGGCACGGGCTTAACCGGCGGACCGATCACGGCCACCGGAACCATCTCAATTGCCAATGGCGGTGTCGGCACAACTCAGATCGCCGATGGTGCGGTCACTCAAAACAAACTTGAAACCGTGACGGGACTTACTGCAGGTGCTTATGGCAGTGCGACGGCTGTTCCTTCAATTACCGTTGATGCCAAGGGTCGCGTGACGGCTATTTCTACAAATTCGATCACAGGTTTACCCGCGGCCAGTGGTGTGAGCGGGACATTCTTAAAATCAAACGGCACGACGTGGTCAGGGCAAAATATTTTATTTAGTGATATCAAAAATTCTGTCGGTGGGTCAGCCTTTAATGTGGGTTCTTGTGCTGCGAACCAAACTGTCGCTTGGTCTTCACTCACGGATTCATTCACTTGCCAAAACATTGGGTCCTTAGATGCTTCAGCCATCACCGCGGGAACTTTAGATATCGCCCGTCTTCCATCGGCTGTGACCGACGGGATGTGGGGAGCTTCCACCGGAAACGTCTATCGTTCCACGGGCAACGTGGGAATCGGCACCTCGTCGCCGGCCTTAAAATTAAGTGTTAATGGTGAAGTGCAATTAAGCTCCACCGGTGCAGTTTGTAATAGCACTAACGCCGGCGCTTTGCAGTACGCTTCGGGAACTCTGCAGCTGTGTAACGGAACAAATTGGACCTCACTCAGTGGCGCGCCTGCGGGTTTAGTGAGTGCTTTTTCAGTGAACACCTGCCCTGCGGGATGGCTTGAAGCCAACGGCGCGACTGTGTCTCGCACGACGTACTCGGCTTTGTTTTCTGCAGTCGGAACGACTTTTGGTGCCGGTGATGGATCCACCACGTTCCAACTGCCCGATCTGCGCGGCGAATTTATTCGTGGTTGGGATCATGGACGTGGTGTCGACAGTGGTCGCACATTTGGTTCATGGCAAGTCGGAAGTTACTTTATCCAACGTGACGCTAATAATGCTGGGAACGGCATTCAGCCTGAATTTTCTGACGATGCTTTCGGCAGCAATGCCAGCTGGGATGGTGGTGGTGGACGTGTGAGCGCACCGTACACCATTCCCGGAACTTCGATTACAATTGCGGCCCGTGCGGCCACCGCGTTATCAACCCAAGGAGCTACTGTTGCCACCAACAATCTTCTGGTGATGAGAGGCGCGCGTCCCCGTAATATCTCGCTGATCTATTGTGTTAGCACCGCCACAAATACTTCAAGCACGGTGGCAAGTACGGGAACCGGAACCACAAATTACATTCCGAAGTGGACTAGCACCACAGGACTTGGCAACAGCATTTTATTTGATGCCGGAACAGGTATCGGGATTGGCACGACCACTCCCTCTCAAGCTCTAGATGTTGCGGGTAAAGTGAATGCCACAGAGTATTGCATCGCCGGATCTTGTATCAACTCTTGGCCATCCGGTGGCGGCAGTGGCACGGTCACAAATATTGCAACCGGCACAGGCTTAACCGGCGGACCTATCACGGCCACGGGAACTATTGCAATTGCCAATGGGGGTGTGGGCACGACCCAACTTGCAGATGGCGCCGTCACTCAAAGCAAACTTGAAACAGTAAGTGGTCTTACCGCAGGTGCTTATGGAAGTGCGACGGCTATTCCGTCAATCACAGTTGATACCAAAGGTCGCGTCACCGCCATTTCAACAAACACCATCACAGGGCTGCCTTCTGCGGGTACGAGTGGTAAATTTTTAAAATCCAATGGCACCACTTGGTCCGGCCAAGATATTTTATTTAGTGATATCAAAAATTCTGTCGGCGGCTCCGCCTTTAACGTGGCTTCTTGTGCCGCAAACCAAACTGTCGCTTGGTCGTCGCTGACGGATTCATTCACTTGCCAAAACATTGGGTCTTTAGATGCGTCTGCCATCACCGCAGGAACTTTGGATGTAGCTCGCCTCCCCGCTGCGGTGACCGACGGTCTGTGGAGCAGCACTAGCGGAAATGCGTATCGTTCTACGGGCAACGTGGGCGTGGGCACGACAAGTCCCGTCCAGCTTATGCAACTGCATAAATCAACGGCGGCGTCGTCATTAACGGCTTACACAAACTCGAGCACGGGGGCTACTTTGTCCGATGGTTCCGTGGTGGGTATTGATGCCACAGGAAATATGTGGCTTTGGAATCAAGAAAATTTACCGGTCTTGTTTGGAACCAATAATGGCGAGCGCATGCGTATTGCCGCTAATGGCAATGTTGGGATTGGCACAACCTCCCCATCTGCAAAACTTGAGATCGGCGGAACACCCGGCACGGATGGTATTAGATTTCCGGATGGAACATTGCAAACGACGGCGGCCTCGACGATTGGGGTTAATAACACCTTTGTCAGCAACTGGCCGGATGTGATTTATTGTAATGACGGCAGCGAATATTCAATTCTTCACATAGACACGAAAGAATCTGCAGCCACCCGAGTATGGTATACCAAGGCCGCTGGCGGAGGCGCTCACTACATCCGCTTTAATTCGAGCAACGGTGCTTTCGTGGATACGACCTCCTTCACGGGTTATTCTGCTTGTAACAACAAAAGCATTTCTACCCTTACCAGCGAAGGGCGAACTCATAATATCGCTAAAGGCCCAGCGGCTCAGTGGCTGCAATCCGGTAACGATGCTTATTACAATGCAGGCAAAGTGGGTATCGGGACATCCTCTCCGACGGCTCCTTTGACTCTGGCCACCGCCTCAGCGGTGAACGGACCGCTTGCTTATTTCTCGACTCCGAATACGGCCGGCAACTGGAGTTACGTGCAAGTCGATCGTGGCACTTACAAAAGCACTTTCGGTATTGATCCAAACGGCAATGCCCATGTTTTTGCGGGCCCGGGGCAAGCAACGACCTTCTGGGCTAACGGAACTCAGCACGCCATCTTAAACACCTCAGGAAATTTCGGTGTGGGAACTGGAAGTCCGCAAGGACGTTTTGATTCAAATATCACGGATGGTGTTTGGGCGTACGCGGTCAGTCGTTCCGGAACTATGCTTGGGGGATTGCACGGAAACTCAGGCGTTCTGAACTTAACTGCTCTCGCTGGCAACCCTTTAACTCTGCAAGGAAATGGCGGAAAAGTCGGCATCGGCATGACCAACCCAAGCCAAGCCCTCGAGGTGAACGGAAGAATTAAAACAGCCTCGTCAGCCACGGACTGTGTCGGCGGCTGGGACTGCACGGCCTATTTCTGGGATATGTCGGTAGCTTCTATTTATTATTCAGGCCTTACGCAAAGATCGGATCGCCGACTTAAAGAAAATATCACACCGCTAAAAGACGAATATTTAGATCGCTTAGAATACTTGAACCCAGTGACTTACACTTGGAAAGATCCAAAAAATGGACATGGTACTAAGTTTGGTCTTATCGCTCAAGAAGTTGAAAGCGTATGGCCTGAAATCGTATCCACGGCCGATGATGAAATGAAAACAAAGTCTGTCGATTACACTCAATTGATTTCGCCACTTTTACGACAAGCGCAAGAATCTAGAAAATTTAATCGCGAAGTGCAATCCGTGATCGAATCTTTAGAACAAAGCAACCGCGACAAAGACAAAGAAATCGCAGAGCTTAAAGCGCGTCTAGAAAAAATCGAAAAAGCCCTTGGCAAATAG